One segment of Anguilla anguilla isolate fAngAng1 chromosome 1, fAngAng1.pri, whole genome shotgun sequence DNA contains the following:
- the LOC118234020 gene encoding dnaJ homolog subfamily C member 5-like, translating to MADPNRPPQRKMSTAGDSLYKILGLEKGASTEDIKRAYRKLALRYHPDKNPDNPEAAEKFKEINNANSILNDETKRKIYDEYGSMGLYVADQFGEESVKHYFLMSKCWFKALLVCCSIFTCCCCCCCCCFCCGKCKAPEDEEDYLYVDPEDLEAQIRAEQDGGADPVTTDQPMPSSSTENSGPNAPVVIQPNSVNSTSEAADLADATEP from the exons ATGGCGGATCCAAACAGACCCCCCCAACGGAAGATGTCCACAGCCGGGGACAGTCTGTACAAGATCCTGGGACTGGAGAAAGGAGCATCTACAGAAGACATTAAAAGAGCCTACAG GAAACTGGCATTGAGGTATCACCCAGATAAGAACCCAGATAACCCAGAGGCTGCTGAAAAGTTCAAGGAGATCAACAACGCCAACTCCATTCTGAACGATGAGACCAAGCGAAAAATCTATGATGAGTATGGCTCCATGGGGCTGTATGTGGCTGATCAGTTTGGGGAGGAGAGCGTCAAGCACTACTTCCTAATGTCCAAGTGTTGGTTTAAG GCTCTGCTTGTGTGCTGCTCGATCTTcacctgctgctgttgctgctgctgctgctgtttctgctgTGGAAAGTGCAAGGCTcctgaggatgaggaggactACCTTTACGTGGACCCTGAAGACCTGGAGGCCCAGATAAGGGCAGAGCAGGATGGAG GAGCGGACCCAGTGACAACTGATCAGCCGATGCCCAGCTCATCTACTGAAAACTCAG GACCCAATGCCCCTGTCGTGATCCAGCCAAATTCCGTCAACAGCACTTCAGAGGCTGCGGATCTCGCAGATGCCACAGAGCCGTGA